The proteins below are encoded in one region of Takifugu rubripes chromosome 1, fTakRub1.2, whole genome shotgun sequence:
- the LOC101063043 gene encoding dynein assembly factor 3, axonemal translates to MSAGQISEGPGCITWWGFSPACDLMDMGEERCKGEVNVLLVGSADLRHILKTMAGLQDSERLHVWVVESSMEVIARQLLLLYLALMPQESMGNKEKTEVFLELFGNSEIRSQTAETLKCAASQLLLSVTELQETPTHSCLNTTQLKFRERDELARIFKAWLQPQPSSSVLMPKAWDYRVREHLGRRYNCKSGSFDWDLIMKLHEKGCGVISKHEYVRWRERGLAFEMREGTYQITNPTLISSRVFNQQGNKVALRGYWGDIVSSPFLAFGIETNDQSLLKKQNGQHIKTAQDVSFANVQMLFQALSSQQSCCSDTAAAEPTDRKSVGIRDLMQLNGAAVTFLSTDALRKLPEKQKHSNFFKAIYFSASCAHQLGPMLRQIAAPDAVLVVELAKYILDLNREQEAGFERQVASIALEAGFEPWLEGRTSTAHAVFRKQKKLSC, encoded by the exons ATGAGTGCTGGGCAGATAAGTGAGGGTCCGGGGTGCATCACCTGGTGGGGCTTCAGTCCAGCATGTGACCTGATGGACATGG GTGAGGAGAGATGTAAAGGCGAGGTTAATGTCTTGCTGGTCGGCAGTGCAGATCTGCGACACATTTTGAAGACAATGGCTGGTTTGCAGGACAGTGAAAGGCTTCAT GTGTGGGTGGTAGAAAGCAGCATGGAGGTGATAGCCAGGCAGCTTCTTTTGCTCTACCTGGCACTGATGCCCCAGGAAAGCATGGGAAATAAAG AGAAAACGGAGGTTTTCCTGGAGCTGTTTGGGAACAGCGAGATCCGCAGCCAGACAGCAGAGACTTTGAAATGTGCTGCGTCGCAACTCCTCCTGTCTGTTACTGAATTGCAGgaaacacccacacactcctGTCTCAACACAACACAACTCAAG TTCAGGGAGCGAGATGAGCTGGCCAGGATTTTCAAGGCATGGCTCCAGCCTCAGCCTTCATCATCGGTCCTGATGCCCAAAGCCTGGGATTATCGGGTCAGAGAGCACCTGGGAAGACGCTACAACTGCAAGAGCGGATCCTTCGACTGGGATCTTATTATGAAACTGCACGAAAAGGGC TGTGGTGTTATCAGCAAGCATGAGTATGTGCGATGGAGGGAGCGGGGTTTGGCATTCGAAATGCGGGAGGGTACCTACCAAATAACCAATCCCACCTTGATCTCATCGAGAGTGTTCAATCAG CAAGGGAACAAAGTGGCTCTGAGAGGTTACTGGGGAGACATTGTTTCCAGTCCCTTCCTCGCATTCGGCATCGAAACCAATGACCAGAGTTTGCTGAAGAAACAGAATGGGCAACACATCAAG ACAGCCCAGGATGTCTCCTTTGCAAATGTGCAGATGCTGTTCCAGGCTCTGTCCAGTCAACAGTCCTGCTGCTCAGACACCGCAGCAGCAGAGCCTACCGACCGGAAATCTGTCGGCATACGTG ATCTGATGCAACTAAATGGTGCTGCGGTGACATTCCTGTCCACGGATGCGCTGAGAAAACTgccagaaaaacagaaacactccAACTTCTTCAAAGCCATTTACTTTTCTGCCAG CTGTGCGCACCAGTTGGGCCCGATGCTGAGACAGATTGCAGCACCAGACGCCGTGCTTGTTGTGGAGTTGGCCAA GTACATTTTGGACCtgaacagagagcaggaagcaggctttGAAAGGCAAGTAGCAAGCATTGCTCTGGAGGCTGGGTTTGAGCCGTGGCTCGAGGGAAGGACCAGTACTGCTCATGCTGTTTTCAGAAAGCAAAAGAAGTTAAGCTGCTAA
- the LOC101062822 gene encoding troponin T, slow skeletal muscle isoform X3 produces the protein MADCDDHGRHQEEEEEEQGEGEERPKYRPMVSQLSAPKIPEGERVDFDDIHRKRMEKDLLELQTLIDVHFEQRKKEEEELIGLKDRIERRRSERAEQQRVRAEKERDRQTRIAEERQRKEDEEAKKRADDEAKKKKVLSNMGAHFGGFLAKVEQRRGKRQTAREIKKTTLTERRKPLAIENLREDGLRRRANELWENIYDLESEKFDLTEKMKRQKYEIKVLLNRIQHAQKFKKVHGKGKVGGRWK, from the exons ATGGCAGACTGTGATGATCATGG GCGTCACCAGGAAG aggaggaagaggagcagggggaAGGAG aagaacGCCCCAAATACAG GCCGATGGTCTCACAGCTCTCTGCTCCAAAGATCCCCGAGGGGGAGAGAGTTGACTTTGAC GACATCCACCggaagaggatggagaaagacctgctggagctgcagacccTGATTGATGTCCACTttgagcagagaaagaaagaggaagaggagctgattGGACTCAAAGACAGGATT GAGAGACGTCGGtcagagagagcagagcagcagcgtgtTAGAGCTGAAAAAGAGcgtgacagacagacacgtATTGCG gaggagagacagagaaaggaggacgaggaggccaAAAAGAGGGCCGATGATGaggccaagaagaagaaagtgctgTCCAACATGGGGGCTCACTTTGGAGGCTTCCTGGCCAAG GTGGAGCAGAGACGAGGCAAAAGACAAACTGCAAGAGAAATCAAGAAGACGACTCTGACAGAGAGACGCAAACCACTGGCTATTGAGAACCTGAGGGAGGACGGCCTGAG ACGTCGAGCCAATGAGCTGTGGGAAAATATCTATGATTTGGAGTCAGAGAAATTTGACCTGACTGAGAAGATGAAGAGACAGAAGTATGAG ATTAAAGTCCTCCTCAACAGAATCCAGCACGCTCAGAAATT CAAAAAAGTCCACGGCAAGGGGAAAGTTGGAGGACGCTGGAAGTGA
- the LOC101062822 gene encoding troponin T, slow skeletal muscle isoform X2 translates to MADCDDHGRHQEEEEEEQGEGERPKYRPMVSQLSAPKIPEGERVDFDDIHRKRMEKDLLELQTLIDVHFEQRKKEEEELIGLKDRIERRRSERAEQQRVRAEKERDRQTRIAEERQRKEDEEAKKRADDEAKKKKVLSNMGAHFGGFLAKVRTWSTCFLTAGVLQQVLLCLVQVEQRRGKRQTAREIKKTTLTERRKPLAIENLREDGLRRRANELWENIYDLESEKFDLTEKMKRQKYEIKVLLNRIQHAQKFKKVHGKGKVGGRWK, encoded by the exons ATGGCAGACTGTGATGATCATGG GCGTCACCAGGAAG aggaggaagaggagcagggggaAGGAG aacGCCCCAAATACAG GCCGATGGTCTCACAGCTCTCTGCTCCAAAGATCCCCGAGGGGGAGAGAGTTGACTTTGAC GACATCCACCggaagaggatggagaaagacctgctggagctgcagacccTGATTGATGTCCACTttgagcagagaaagaaagaggaagaggagctgattGGACTCAAAGACAGGATT GAGAGACGTCGGtcagagagagcagagcagcagcgtgtTAGAGCTGAAAAAGAGcgtgacagacagacacgtATTGCG gaggagagacagagaaaggaggacgaggaggccaAAAAGAGGGCCGATGATGaggccaagaagaagaaagtgctgTCCAACATGGGGGCTCACTTTGGAGGCTTCCTGGCCAAGGTCAGAACGTGGAGCACATGTTTTCTTACAGCAGGGGTCTTACAGCAGGTCCTCTTGTGCCTCGTGCAGGTGGAGCAGAGACGAGGCAAAAGACAAACTGCAAGAGAAATCAAGAAGACGACTCTGACAGAGAGACGCAAACCACTGGCTATTGAGAACCTGAGGGAGGACGGCCTGAG ACGTCGAGCCAATGAGCTGTGGGAAAATATCTATGATTTGGAGTCAGAGAAATTTGACCTGACTGAGAAGATGAAGAGACAGAAGTATGAG ATTAAAGTCCTCCTCAACAGAATCCAGCACGCTCAGAAATT CAAAAAAGTCCACGGCAAGGGGAAAGTTGGAGGACGCTGGAAGTGA
- the LOC101062822 gene encoding troponin T, slow skeletal muscle isoform X1 produces the protein MADCDDHGRHQEEEEEEQGEGEERPKYRPMVSQLSAPKIPEGERVDFDDIHRKRMEKDLLELQTLIDVHFEQRKKEEEELIGLKDRIERRRSERAEQQRVRAEKERDRQTRIAEERQRKEDEEAKKRADDEAKKKKVLSNMGAHFGGFLAKVRTWSTCFLTAGVLQQVLLCLVQVEQRRGKRQTAREIKKTTLTERRKPLAIENLREDGLRRRANELWENIYDLESEKFDLTEKMKRQKYEIKVLLNRIQHAQKFKKVHGKGKVGGRWK, from the exons ATGGCAGACTGTGATGATCATGG GCGTCACCAGGAAG aggaggaagaggagcagggggaAGGAG aagaacGCCCCAAATACAG GCCGATGGTCTCACAGCTCTCTGCTCCAAAGATCCCCGAGGGGGAGAGAGTTGACTTTGAC GACATCCACCggaagaggatggagaaagacctgctggagctgcagacccTGATTGATGTCCACTttgagcagagaaagaaagaggaagaggagctgattGGACTCAAAGACAGGATT GAGAGACGTCGGtcagagagagcagagcagcagcgtgtTAGAGCTGAAAAAGAGcgtgacagacagacacgtATTGCG gaggagagacagagaaaggaggacgaggaggccaAAAAGAGGGCCGATGATGaggccaagaagaagaaagtgctgTCCAACATGGGGGCTCACTTTGGAGGCTTCCTGGCCAAGGTCAGAACGTGGAGCACATGTTTTCTTACAGCAGGGGTCTTACAGCAGGTCCTCTTGTGCCTCGTGCAGGTGGAGCAGAGACGAGGCAAAAGACAAACTGCAAGAGAAATCAAGAAGACGACTCTGACAGAGAGACGCAAACCACTGGCTATTGAGAACCTGAGGGAGGACGGCCTGAG ACGTCGAGCCAATGAGCTGTGGGAAAATATCTATGATTTGGAGTCAGAGAAATTTGACCTGACTGAGAAGATGAAGAGACAGAAGTATGAG ATTAAAGTCCTCCTCAACAGAATCCAGCACGCTCAGAAATT CAAAAAAGTCCACGGCAAGGGGAAAGTTGGAGGACGCTGGAAGTGA
- the LOC105416675 gene encoding C-type mannose receptor 2-like: MLHLAGLLLLAGSITLCTHVHQEYVLVSKNMMWGAARAYCRENHTDLATIESLKDMKMLASIAAARSITGLIWIGLKKYELKSWMWSSGDTPGLTGYTNWATLPTSSNNCGALSGDGKWLGVLCTETLPFVCQTDNGSYEVILTKLSWKEANNYCHKRGKDLARARSRTENQAVQEVLSGHGSYFWIGLFRDGWTWSDQSDASFRYWASTQPNNDGHCTLFNAVEMTWWDRSCKDHYYFFCYNAITVVRRMAVKIKSSSSLNFSDSKMSDALLSQASVESAASFCCTRRFF, encoded by the exons ATGCTCCACTTGGCAGGCTTGCTGCTGTTGGCAG GTAGCATCACTTTGTGCACACACGTTCATCAAGAGTACGTCCTGGTATCCAAGAACATGATGTGGGGCGCAGCCAGGGCGTACTGCAGAGAGAACCACACTGACCTCGCCACCATTGAGAGCCTGAAGGACATGAAGATGCTTGCAAGCATTGCTGCAGCCAGGAGCATCACAGGCCTCATCTGGATTGGTTTGAAGAAATATGAGTTGAAGTCCTGGATGTGGTCTTCAGGAGACACTCCCGGGTTAACCGGTTACACTAACTGGGCCACTTTGCCCACTTCTTCAAATAACTGTGGAGCCCTGAGCGGTGACGGCAAATGGCTCGGTGTATTGTGTACTGAAACTCTCCCCTTTGTTTGTCAGACTG ATAACGGCTCCTACGAGGTCATTCTTACCAAACTGAGCTGGAAGGAGGCCAACAATTACTGTCACAAGCGTGGTAAGGACTTGGCCAGGGCGAGGAGCCGGACCGAGAACCAGGCTGTCCAGGAAGTCCTCAGTGGACACGGGTCGTATTTTTGGATCGGTTTGTTCAGAGATGGCTGGACATGGTCCGACCAGAGTGACGCGTCTTTCAGATACTGGGCATCTACTCAGCCAAACAATGATGGGCATTGCACACTGTTCAACGCCGTCGAAATGACCTGGTGGGACAGATCATGTAAAGACCATTATTACTTTTTCTGCTACAACG CGATTACGGTCGTCAGGCGGATGGCGGTGAAAATAAAGTCCAGCTCCTCCCTCAACTTCAGTGATTCCAAAATGAGCGATGCCCTTTTGAGCCAAGCAAGTGTTGAATCTGCTGCAAGCTTCTGCTGCACCAGGAGGTTTTTCTAA
- the LOC101062601 gene encoding carnitine O-palmitoyltransferase 1, liver isoform-like gives MAEAHQAVGFEFTVIPEGADAQLSHQALTEIYLSAVNSWKKCIIRIKNSVIRGVYPASPFSWLFVVIAILATMYTRSDPSMGLIAKIQENLPVSQSLSTQCKVLLSAVIFSTMLWLLLIFTMRLCLKQLLSYHRWMFEPHGKMSTTTKVWVALVRIFSGRKPRLYSYQASLPNLPVPAVKDTVKRYLESVRPLMDDAQYEHVTKLAAEFESSLGNRLQWYLKLKALWVTNYVSDWWEEYVYLRGRNPIMVNSNYYVMDFLYVTPTPIQAARAGNTIYAMLLYRCKLNKEEIKPWLLRSAVPCCSYQFERMFNTCRIPGTLTDTIQHWKDSDFIVVYHKGRYFQLYVYQDGRLLCPREIEFQIQRILDDPSPASKGEARLGALTAGDRIPWAKARAKHFNSGINKKSLDCIEKAAFFVTLDDEEQSIVGDNLGESLDCYIKSLLHGKCYNRWFDKSFSVVFYKNGKSGLNGEHSWGDAPVLTHLWEYTLATECFQLGYNAEGHCKGEVDASLAEPQKLNWEISSECEEQISQSLEVAQALANDVDMHVVVFRDFGKAKVKKCRVNPDAFIQIALQLAYYRDQKRFSLTYESSMTRLFREGRTETVRSCTNESCAFIRALEGGETTDVCRRLFRTASEKHQRLCRMASTGAGIDRHLFCLYVVSKCLGVESPFLKELESEAWRLSSSHIPYQMIDLFDTVNHPEYLCYGGGFGPVTDDGYGVCYLMLGGDVLTLHISCKNSCPDTDARKFGARIRAALHDLMQLLSPNPKEPSKTEANRAEVKKDR, from the exons ATGGCAGAAGCTCACCAAGCAGTGGGCTTTGAGTTCACTGTCATCCCAGAAGGCGCAGATGCACAACTGTCACATCAGGCCCTCACTGAAATCTACCTCTCAGCTGTAAACTCCTGGAAGAAGTGTATCATCAGAATCAAG AACAGTGTGATAAGGGGAGTGTATCCTGCTAGCCCGTTCTCCTGGCTATTTGTGGTCATAGCAATCCTGGCTACCATGTACACACGCTCAGACCCTTCCATGGGACTGATTGCCAAGATACAGGAGAACCTGCCCGTCAG CCAGTCCTTGAGTACCCAGTGCAAGGTGTTGTTGTCAGCAGTGATCTTCAGCACCATGCTGTGGCTTTTGCTCATCTTCACCATGCGCCTGTGCCTCAAGCAACTCCTCTCATACCACCGCTGGATGTTTGAGCCACATGGGAAAATGTCCACCACCACGAAAGTCTGGGTG GCTCTGGTGCGTATTTTTTCTGGCAGAAAGCCTCGTCTCTACAGCTACCAGGCTTCACTGCCAAATCTGCCTGTGCCCGCTGTCAAGGACACAGTCAAGAGG TATTTGGAGTCAGTGCGCCCGCTGATGGATGATGCTCAGTATGAACACGTGACTAAGCTGGCAGCAGAGTTTGAGAGCAGTCTTGGTAACCGACTGCAGTGGTACCTTAAACTCAAAGCTCTCTGGGTCACCAACTAT GTCAGTGACTGGTGGGAGGAATATGTCTATCTCCGTGGACGCAACCCAATAATGGTCAACAGTAACTATTACGTCATG GATTTCCTATATGTTACACCCACGCCAATCCAGGCAGCCAGAGCGGGTAACACCATCTATGCAATGCTCCTTTACCGATGCAAGCTGAACAAAGAGGAGATTAAACCG TGGTTGTTGAGATCTGCAGTTCCTTGCTGTTCTTATCAGTTTGAGAGGATGTTTAACACTTGCCGAATCCCTGGAACATTAACAG ACACCATTCAACATTGGAAAGACAGTGACTTTATTGTAGTGTACCACAAGGGTCGCTACTTTCAGCTTTATGTGTACCAAGATGGCAGACTCCTCTGTCCCAGGGAAATAGAATTCCAGATTCAGAGAATCCTGGATGATCCATCTCCTGCTTCCAAAGGAGAGGCCAGACTGGGTGCCCTGACTGCAGGAGACAG aattcctTGGGCTAAGGCCAGAGCAAAGCATTTCAATAGTGGAATCAATAAAAAGTCTCTGGACTGCATCGAGAAAGCCGCCTTTTTTGTGACCCTTGATGATGAGGAACAGAGCATCGTGGGAGATAACCTGGGAGAGAGTTTAGATTGCTACATTAAGTCCTTGTTGCATGGAAAATGCTACAACAG GTGGTTTGACAAGTCTTTCTCAGTTGTTTTCTACAAAAATGGAAAGAGTGGACTAAATGGAGAGCACTCATGGGGCGATGCACCAGTGCTGACACACTTATGGGAG TATACTTTGGCCACTGAATGTTTCCAGCTTGGTTACAATGCAGAGGGTCACTGCAAAGGAGAGGTGGACGCATCACTAGCAGAACCACAGAAATTAAACTGGGAAATCTCTTCAGAG TGTGAGGAGCAGATCTCTCAGTCCTTGGAGGTGGCTCAGGCCCTCGCTAATGATGTGGACATGCACGTTGTTGTCTTCAGAGACTTTGGCAAAGCAAAGGTCAAGAAGTGTCGAGTCAACCCGGATGCCTTCATCCAGATTGCGCTGCAGTTGGCCTACTACAGG GACCAAAAAAGATTCAGTTTGACGTATGAATCCTCTATGACGCGGCTGTTCAGAGAGGGCAGGACTGAGACTGTTCGCTCCTGCACTAATGAGAGTTGTGCCTTCATTCGGGCTTTGGAGGGTGGAGAG ACGACAGATGTGTGCAGGCGTTTGTTCCGCACGGCGTCCGAAAAGCACCAACGCCTGTGCCGCATGGCTAGCACTGGCGCCGGCATTGACAGACACCTCTTTTGCCTCTATGTGGTATCAAAATGTCTCGGAGTGGAGTCTCCTTTCCTGAAagag ctggagTCTGAAGCATGGCGGTTATCCAGCAGTCACATTCCATACCAGATGATAGATCTCTTTGACACCGTCAACCACCCAGAGTATCTCTGCTATGGAGGGGGCTTTGGACCT GTGACTGATGATGGTTATGGTGTTTGTTATTTAATGTTGGGAGGGGACGTGCTTACCCTCCACATCTCCTGCAAGAACTCATGTCCAGACACT GATGCTCGCAAATTTGGCGCTCGGATCAGAGCCGCCCTCCACGACTTGATGCAGCTCTTGAGTCCAAACCCGAAAGAGCCCAGCAAGACAGAAGCCAACCGAGCGGAGGTGAAGAAAGACCGATAG